The following are encoded in a window of Roseimaritima ulvae genomic DNA:
- a CDS encoding RluA family pseudouridine synthase: MESTATDSAASEGSSAAREFIVPESVAGTRIDIFLTAAIDGYSREQLRRAVHEGAAEVDGRVVRPSFKIRTGQQIRFVVPEPVADGPLPENIPLDILYEDDGFIAVNKPAGMVVHPARGNWSGTLTSALAYHFQSLSDIGGPARPGIVHRLDRDTSGVILVAKTNAVHIDLAAQFAERTVEKEYLALAAGRIDHDRDQIEAPIGRHPFQRDKMAIRENHSTSKPASTFYEVIERFATVTFVRLRPKTGRTHQIRVHLDHIGTPVLCDRLYGGHATLTLSQLLKRRPTEDEPPILQRQALHAYQITIRHPQSGQPMTFTAPLHDDMQNALKQLQTHST, translated from the coding sequence GTGGAGTCCACTGCGACGGATTCCGCTGCGTCGGAGGGCAGCAGCGCAGCGCGGGAGTTTATCGTTCCCGAATCGGTCGCGGGCACGCGGATCGATATCTTCTTGACCGCCGCGATCGACGGTTATAGTCGCGAACAATTGCGTCGCGCCGTGCATGAAGGCGCGGCCGAAGTTGATGGCCGCGTGGTCCGGCCGAGCTTCAAGATCCGCACCGGCCAACAGATCCGCTTTGTGGTCCCCGAGCCGGTTGCTGACGGTCCGCTACCGGAAAACATTCCGCTGGACATCCTGTACGAAGACGACGGTTTTATCGCCGTCAACAAGCCGGCGGGGATGGTGGTGCATCCGGCCCGCGGCAATTGGTCGGGTACCTTAACCAGCGCCTTGGCGTATCACTTTCAGTCCTTGTCGGACATCGGCGGTCCGGCTCGACCCGGCATCGTCCATCGTCTAGACCGCGATACCTCGGGCGTGATCCTGGTGGCCAAGACCAACGCGGTGCACATCGACTTGGCGGCGCAGTTCGCCGAGCGGACCGTGGAGAAAGAGTATTTGGCGCTGGCGGCCGGCCGCATCGATCACGATCGCGATCAGATCGAAGCTCCCATCGGGCGGCATCCCTTTCAACGCGACAAGATGGCGATCCGCGAGAACCATTCGACCAGCAAACCGGCTTCCACGTTCTATGAAGTGATCGAGCGATTTGCCACGGTGACCTTCGTGCGGCTGCGGCCCAAGACCGGGCGGACGCATCAGATTCGCGTGCACCTCGATCACATTGGCACGCCCGTGTTATGCGATCGGCTGTACGGCGGCCACGCCACGTTGACGCTTTCGCAACTGCTCAAGCGGCGGCCCACCGAAGACGAGCCGCCGATCCTGCAGCGGCAAGCCCTACACGCCTACCAGATCACGATCCGGCATCCGCAAAGCGGCCAGCCGATGACCTTCACCGCGCCGCTGCACGACGACATGCAAAACGCCCTCAAACAATTGCAAACGCATTCCACGTAG
- a CDS encoding ExbD/TolR family protein, whose product MKIRNKEEATKTELSMTSMIDVVFLLLIFFILTFKIVELEGDFGIKMPLAGSSASTADDFDLPIKLRMEADAEGNLRAMKLNETQLGTDFEQLRAMVTAQVGNQAGPDAGDDGGPEIEIDTDFNLRYEYVIEAITHVSGRKEGDQIVKLIEKIKFAAPRR is encoded by the coding sequence ATGAAGATCCGCAATAAAGAGGAAGCCACCAAGACCGAACTGTCGATGACCAGCATGATCGACGTGGTGTTCTTGTTGCTGATCTTCTTCATTTTGACCTTCAAAATCGTCGAACTGGAAGGCGACTTTGGCATCAAAATGCCGCTGGCCGGTTCGTCGGCCAGCACCGCCGATGACTTTGACCTGCCGATCAAGCTGCGAATGGAAGCCGACGCCGAGGGCAATCTGCGAGCGATGAAGTTGAACGAGACGCAGCTGGGCACGGACTTCGAACAGTTGCGAGCTATGGTCACCGCTCAGGTCGGCAATCAAGCCGGTCCGGACGCCGGCGACGATGGAGGCCCGGAGATTGAAATCGATACGGATTTCAACTTGCGATACGAGTACGTGATCGAAGCGATCACGCACGTCAGCGGCCGCAAAGAAGGCGATCAGATCGTCAAGCTAATCGAGAAGATCAAATTCGCCGCCCCCCGGCGGTAA
- a CDS encoding signal peptidase II yields MIFGLLAVLGAAADLISKQVVFAKRGLPAESDVWWVIEGYVGIETAVNTGAVFGLGAGRGLMFAALSVLAAIGILIWLFWFRAAYQLWLTVALGCVMAGIFGNLYDRLGLWWQPGYPEAWRSGVRDWILWQAGENWKWPNFNIADSLLVIGAGMLLWKSFFPDPPHGSPTEAGQPSDTDAGATTTTNSD; encoded by the coding sequence GTGATTTTCGGACTGCTGGCCGTGCTCGGCGCGGCCGCTGATTTGATCAGTAAACAGGTCGTGTTCGCCAAGCGAGGCTTGCCGGCCGAGAGCGACGTGTGGTGGGTGATCGAGGGTTATGTGGGCATCGAGACGGCGGTCAACACGGGCGCTGTGTTCGGTTTGGGCGCCGGCCGAGGGCTGATGTTCGCCGCCTTGTCGGTGTTGGCCGCAATCGGCATTCTGATCTGGCTGTTTTGGTTCCGTGCCGCCTACCAGCTGTGGCTGACGGTCGCTTTGGGGTGCGTGATGGCCGGCATTTTCGGCAACCTCTACGACCGCCTAGGGCTGTGGTGGCAACCGGGCTACCCCGAAGCCTGGCGGAGCGGCGTCCGCGACTGGATTCTGTGGCAAGCCGGCGAGAATTGGAAATGGCCCAATTTCAATATCGCTGACAGCCTGCTGGTCATCGGTGCCGGGATGCTGCTGTGGAAGTCCTTCTTTCCCGACCCCCCGCATGGGTCGCCCACGGAAGCCGGCCAGCCCTCGGATACGGACGCGGGCGCGACCACCACCACGAATTCGGACTGA
- a CDS encoding ExbD/TolR family protein → MRVKNKHTELAEADLTPMIDMTFQLIAFFMVLINFAQTESHDQVKLPSSQLIKPPEEPFEFPIVLHVSQDATIFLGGKDYTADSLARGLKAELAVARAQEMGPEDANVIIRAHRNTAAGEVQEVIRACQALNFVNFGLRAKEDLGRKGEG, encoded by the coding sequence ATGCGCGTCAAGAATAAACATACCGAATTGGCCGAAGCCGATCTGACGCCGATGATCGACATGACGTTTCAGTTGATCGCGTTCTTTATGGTGCTGATCAATTTTGCTCAGACCGAATCGCACGATCAGGTCAAACTGCCCAGCAGTCAGTTGATCAAACCGCCGGAAGAACCCTTTGAATTTCCCATCGTGCTGCACGTCAGCCAGGATGCCACCATCTTTTTGGGCGGCAAGGATTACACGGCGGACTCGTTGGCCCGTGGCCTGAAAGCCGAACTCGCCGTGGCTCGGGCGCAGGAAATGGGGCCGGAAGATGCCAATGTGATCATCCGGGCCCACCGCAACACGGCCGCTGGGGAGGTTCAGGAAGTGATTCGTGCTTGCCAGGCACTGAATTTCGTAAACTTCGGACTCCGCGCCAAAGAAGACCTCGGTCGCAAGGGAGAAGGCTGA
- the hisN gene encoding histidinol-phosphatase, translating to MRCPDNWSELHDGRLAHLVPIAEAAGHSTRAYFGNAELAVEAKQDDSPVTAADRHAEQLVRKKVAELFPDDEVLGEEFEPRPGTSGYRWIVDPIDGTKSFVSGVPLYSTLLALEYKDETLAGVIYIPALDECVAAANGQGAWHRAIGSQDWVPARVSERKKLSQSIFVTSQVDSFDARGSAAAYKELEQAAWISRSWGDGYGYLLVATGRADVMVDPEVKAWDVAAIRPVIEQAGGKFTDWTGTPTSRGPDAVGTNGKLHKEVLAKLQTTS from the coding sequence ATGCGTTGTCCCGATAACTGGTCCGAACTGCACGACGGCCGCCTGGCCCACCTGGTGCCGATCGCCGAAGCGGCCGGTCACAGCACCCGAGCCTATTTCGGCAATGCCGAACTGGCGGTGGAAGCCAAGCAAGACGATTCCCCGGTCACGGCCGCCGATCGCCACGCCGAACAACTGGTTCGCAAGAAAGTCGCCGAGCTGTTTCCCGACGACGAGGTATTGGGCGAAGAATTCGAACCGCGGCCCGGAACCAGCGGCTACCGCTGGATCGTGGACCCCATCGATGGCACCAAATCGTTTGTCTCAGGCGTTCCCTTGTATTCGACGTTGCTGGCTTTGGAATACAAGGACGAAACGCTGGCCGGGGTGATCTATATCCCGGCGTTGGACGAATGTGTTGCCGCCGCCAACGGTCAGGGGGCCTGGCATCGTGCGATCGGCAGTCAGGATTGGGTGCCCGCGCGGGTTTCCGAACGCAAAAAACTGTCGCAAAGCATCTTCGTGACCTCCCAGGTCGACTCGTTTGATGCCCGCGGCTCGGCGGCCGCTTACAAAGAACTGGAACAAGCCGCCTGGATCAGCCGCTCCTGGGGCGACGGATACGGGTACCTGTTGGTGGCGACGGGCCGGGCCGACGTGATGGTCGATCCGGAAGTCAAAGCCTGGGACGTGGCCGCGATTCGCCCGGTCATCGAACAGGCCGGCGGCAAGTTCACCGATTGGACGGGGACCCCCACGAGCCGCGGCCCCGATGCGGTGGGCACCAACGGCAAACTGCACAAAGAAGTGCTGGCCAAGCTGCAAACCACGTCCTGA
- a CDS encoding M14 family metallopeptidase, whose product MDFATADYASCRHAFRQLADRYGAHQEAWPIDEAADLTIDAAVWGPENARHTMIISSGLHGAEGPFGSHIQQRWMQTALEQRPQTTRLILLHALNPFGFAHRRRFDQDNLDLNRAFFDAPQRPDTAELYGRLDPLLNPPGPPRRDGFLLRALAVVARHGLRKLGQAIVAGQYTHPRGLFYGGQQKSALQEVLETRLLPRLQSSAATDHFDLHTGLGKFCQLRLLMLPGVASEAVHAAVKLYGDQVMPPQTDVGYQARGTLGGWLQQRLGASDGRYRYYCVEVGTYSVLKVLSALRDENRAWFACGSGAPAHERAAEALIERFQPADARWQTQATEQVMAVLNACK is encoded by the coding sequence ATGGATTTTGCCACCGCTGATTACGCATCCTGTCGACACGCTTTTCGCCAACTGGCCGATCGCTACGGCGCCCACCAGGAGGCCTGGCCGATCGACGAAGCGGCGGACCTGACCATCGACGCGGCCGTCTGGGGACCGGAAAATGCCCGGCACACGATGATTATCTCCAGCGGTCTGCACGGCGCCGAAGGCCCCTTCGGTTCTCACATTCAACAGAGATGGATGCAAACCGCTCTCGAGCAACGCCCTCAGACGACGCGGCTGATCCTGCTGCACGCGTTGAACCCATTCGGGTTCGCTCATCGTCGCCGTTTTGATCAGGACAACCTCGATCTGAACCGTGCCTTCTTCGACGCACCGCAGCGGCCGGACACGGCTGAATTGTACGGGCGACTCGACCCGCTGCTGAACCCTCCCGGTCCGCCGCGCCGCGATGGCTTCCTGCTGCGGGCCCTGGCGGTCGTGGCAAGGCACGGCCTGCGAAAACTTGGACAAGCCATCGTGGCCGGACAGTACACCCACCCGCGGGGATTATTTTACGGCGGACAGCAGAAGTCAGCCCTGCAAGAAGTGCTGGAGACGCGGTTGTTGCCGCGCCTGCAATCGAGCGCCGCGACCGATCACTTTGATCTCCACACCGGACTGGGAAAGTTCTGCCAGCTGCGGTTGCTGATGCTGCCGGGCGTCGCTTCCGAAGCCGTCCACGCCGCGGTGAAGTTATATGGAGATCAAGTGATGCCGCCGCAGACAGACGTTGGCTACCAGGCTCGCGGTACGCTGGGCGGCTGGTTGCAGCAGCGACTAGGCGCGTCGGACGGACGCTATCGTTACTACTGCGTGGAAGTGGGCACATACAGTGTACTGAAAGTGCTCAGCGCCCTGCGCGACGAGAACCGCGCGTGGTTTGCCTGCGGCAGCGGGGCGCCTGCACACGAGCGCGCCGCCGAAGCGTTGATCGAGCGGTTCCAGCCCGCCGATGCACGTTGGCAGACCCAAGCAACCGAACAAGTTATGGCCGTACTGAACGCGTGCAAATAG
- a CDS encoding ABC transporter ATP-binding protein, with protein sequence MSITEPSRMRFRQYRQQVRQRHRDGQPTPPVGHSDRHARKLGPRQRGFWELLRAFWSLVHGHHGTILQAVGLMAIGVSLSLIPPAGTKLAIDCVLTDPPKPLPSLLADLPLPDSPMGLLATIAAVVTVLTILATAVRLSSRWLATKAVNKSQVSIRNHVFEHAIRLPLHDVHGLKSGGVASLIREDAGGVSDLIFSMIYNPARAIIQFVGSLFILMWVDWKLMLGGMALLPAVWFTHRTWIARVRPLFRDIRRQRQHIDSSATETFGGIRVVRTFARARSEAGRFVREGDFMVRQQLFTWWWTRTIEIIWEVLIPLASTGLLLYGGYQIIHNQLTLGDLMMFLVYLTMLLDPLATLAGSAVTFQNNLAGLDRILDVMDQDQELPTNPGAVQLQRSSVRGALQIEKVTFRYPDTETDVLQGINLEIAAGQTVALVGRSGAGKTTLTNLVARFYDPTIGTIRLDGRSLRDIELDSYRQLLGMVEQDVFLFDGSIRDNIAYARRGADEAAIQQAARAAAADEFIRRLPKGYETLIGERGVKLSGGQRQRLAIARAILADPKILILDEATSNLDSESEQLIQTSLEHLLQDRTALVIAHRLSTIRGADKIIVLDDGRILEVGTHAELIENGGVYRDMLQLQTSDQPVPQ encoded by the coding sequence ATGTCCATTACAGAACCCTCGCGGATGCGGTTTCGTCAGTACCGCCAACAGGTCCGCCAACGTCATCGTGACGGCCAACCCACCCCGCCGGTGGGACACAGCGACCGGCACGCTCGAAAACTGGGGCCGCGGCAGCGTGGCTTTTGGGAATTACTGCGTGCTTTTTGGTCGCTGGTCCACGGCCATCACGGCACGATCCTGCAGGCCGTGGGCTTGATGGCCATCGGCGTATCGCTCAGCTTGATCCCGCCGGCGGGGACCAAATTGGCGATCGATTGTGTGCTGACCGATCCACCCAAACCGCTGCCTTCGCTGCTGGCCGATTTGCCGCTGCCCGATTCGCCGATGGGCCTGTTAGCGACCATCGCCGCGGTGGTGACGGTGCTGACCATCTTGGCCACGGCGGTGCGATTGAGCAGTCGCTGGTTGGCCACCAAGGCGGTCAACAAGTCGCAAGTGTCCATTCGCAACCATGTTTTTGAACACGCCATTCGGTTGCCCTTGCACGACGTGCATGGACTGAAAAGCGGCGGAGTGGCCAGCTTGATTCGCGAAGACGCCGGCGGCGTTTCGGATCTGATTTTCAGCATGATCTACAACCCGGCTCGGGCGATCATCCAATTTGTCGGCAGTCTGTTCATCTTGATGTGGGTCGATTGGAAATTGATGCTCGGCGGCATGGCCCTGCTGCCGGCGGTTTGGTTCACCCACCGCACTTGGATCGCCCGCGTGCGGCCGCTGTTTCGTGACATTCGTCGACAACGTCAACACATCGACAGTTCAGCCACCGAAACCTTTGGCGGGATTCGCGTGGTCCGCACCTTTGCGCGGGCGCGCAGCGAAGCCGGACGGTTTGTCCGCGAAGGCGACTTTATGGTCCGCCAGCAATTGTTCACTTGGTGGTGGACCCGGACGATCGAAATCATCTGGGAGGTCCTGATCCCCTTGGCCTCGACGGGACTGCTGCTGTATGGCGGATACCAGATCATTCACAACCAATTGACCCTCGGCGACCTGATGATGTTTCTGGTCTACCTGACCATGTTGTTGGATCCCTTGGCGACCCTGGCAGGTAGTGCCGTCACGTTCCAAAACAATCTTGCTGGACTGGACCGTATCCTGGACGTAATGGACCAAGATCAAGAACTGCCCACCAACCCGGGCGCTGTCCAGTTGCAACGCTCAAGCGTTCGCGGGGCGCTGCAGATCGAAAAAGTTACCTTCCGTTATCCCGATACCGAAACCGATGTCCTGCAAGGAATCAATCTAGAGATCGCGGCCGGGCAAACCGTGGCTCTGGTGGGCCGCAGTGGAGCGGGCAAAACCACGCTGACCAACCTGGTCGCCCGGTTTTATGATCCCACCATCGGCACTATCCGTCTGGACGGCCGTTCGCTCCGCGACATCGAACTGGACAGCTACCGACAACTGCTGGGTATGGTCGAACAAGACGTGTTCCTGTTTGATGGTTCGATTCGCGACAATATCGCTTACGCGCGGCGGGGCGCCGACGAAGCGGCGATCCAACAAGCCGCCCGCGCGGCCGCGGCGGATGAGTTTATCCGCCGCCTGCCCAAGGGATACGAGACCTTGATCGGTGAACGCGGCGTCAAACTGTCCGGCGGCCAGCGGCAACGCTTGGCCATCGCTCGCGCCATTCTGGCCGATCCCAAAATCCTGATTCTCGACGAAGCGACCAGCAACCTCGACAGCGAAAGCGAGCAGCTGATTCAGACCAGCCTGGAACATCTGTTGCAAGATCGCACGGCGCTGGTGATCGCGCATCGGCTGAGTACGATTCGCGGGGCCGACAAAATTATCGTGCTGGACGACGGCCGCATCCTGGAAGTCGGCACGCATGCCGAACTAATCGAAAACGGCGGCGTCTACCGTGACATGCTGCAGTTGCAAACCAGCGACCAACCCGTGCCGCAGTAG
- a CDS encoding ABC transporter permease produces the protein MTPAVPQKHRPHYAKVFLTFARNSLVRDMTFRANFLFQCISSISWTLMNVGFYLIIFQFTPSIGDDTGWEKYQFFVFLATTWFVNSLVQAFFMPNAEEFSELIRTGGLDFALLKPIDTQFLISFRRVDWSALSNFAVGLVMLVWSMFKLSTREVDPMHFSVLSIVLYVFYILCGVLIMYSLMICLSATSIWLGRNQTLYNFWFYITNFSRYPMEIYQRSWGWSLWGLFTFAIPVLVVVNVPARILARPLNPREWWETPLALFAILATVISLVSSRWVFRRALGSYRSASS, from the coding sequence ATGACGCCTGCTGTCCCCCAAAAACACCGACCGCATTACGCCAAGGTCTTCCTGACCTTTGCCCGCAATAGTTTGGTGCGTGACATGACGTTTCGCGCCAACTTTCTGTTCCAGTGCATCAGCAGTATTTCCTGGACGCTGATGAACGTGGGCTTCTACTTGATCATCTTCCAGTTCACGCCCTCGATCGGTGACGACACGGGCTGGGAGAAGTATCAGTTTTTTGTGTTCCTGGCGACGACCTGGTTCGTCAACAGTTTGGTGCAGGCTTTCTTTATGCCCAATGCCGAAGAATTCAGTGAATTGATTCGCACCGGCGGCTTGGACTTCGCGTTACTGAAACCCATCGACACCCAGTTTCTGATCTCGTTTCGTCGCGTCGATTGGAGCGCCTTGTCGAACTTTGCCGTGGGGCTGGTGATGTTGGTATGGAGCATGTTCAAGCTGTCGACCCGGGAGGTCGACCCGATGCATTTCTCCGTGCTGTCGATCGTGCTGTACGTGTTTTATATCCTTTGCGGCGTATTGATCATGTACAGCCTGATGATCTGTTTGTCGGCGACCAGCATTTGGTTGGGGCGGAACCAAACGCTGTACAACTTTTGGTTCTACATCACCAACTTCAGCCGCTATCCGATGGAGATCTATCAGCGGAGTTGGGGCTGGTCGCTGTGGGGGCTGTTCACGTTTGCGATCCCCGTGCTGGTAGTGGTCAACGTGCCCGCGAGGATTTTGGCTCGTCCCTTGAATCCCCGCGAATGGTGGGAGACGCCGCTGGCCCTGTTTGCGATTCTGGCGACGGTGATCAGTTTGGTCTCTAGTCGTTGGGTGTTCCGGCGGGCGCTGGGCAGTTACCGCAGCGCCAGTTCGTAG
- a CDS encoding tetratricopeptide repeat protein: MNSERRHELQKNELADALGAFLKKLEPYAPAILTGVVVVVIAALTVGYLRSRAADQRSDATLTYLLYAGQSNLDALAGVEKNFPGTQPAALAVLAKADIELAEGIDGMFTLREKSIIQLEAAVVDYKQVLDTVKDPLIQSRASLGLARAHEALGNVDEAIAAYEQVIAQEESDDMVQTAKQRIASLEQPETQEFLAWFKEQKPEMMDPAASPEMPATNMLPDVPDMTLPDTTTPPAAPETPAAPEAPAEAETPAEAETPAEAETPAEPETPAEPETETPAEPETPAEPAESEMKLEPATEETPAVEETPATEETPATEEAPATEEAPETEEAPATEEAPETEEAPATEEAPATEETPETEETPASEEETPAVEETTETEDGPTELAPATGE; this comes from the coding sequence ATGAATAGCGAACGCCGGCACGAACTGCAAAAGAACGAATTGGCCGATGCGCTGGGGGCGTTCTTGAAGAAACTGGAACCCTACGCCCCGGCGATCCTGACCGGTGTGGTTGTGGTTGTCATCGCCGCGTTGACGGTGGGCTACCTGCGGAGCCGCGCGGCCGATCAACGCAGTGACGCCACGTTGACCTACCTGCTGTACGCCGGCCAATCCAACCTCGACGCCTTGGCCGGAGTGGAAAAAAACTTTCCCGGCACCCAGCCGGCGGCCTTGGCCGTGTTGGCCAAGGCCGACATCGAGCTGGCCGAAGGCATCGATGGCATGTTCACCCTGCGTGAAAAGTCAATCATTCAACTGGAAGCTGCCGTCGTCGACTACAAGCAGGTTCTGGACACGGTCAAAGATCCGCTGATCCAATCCCGCGCCTCGCTGGGCTTGGCCCGTGCCCACGAAGCGTTAGGCAATGTTGACGAAGCCATTGCGGCTTATGAACAGGTCATCGCTCAAGAAGAATCCGACGACATGGTGCAAACCGCCAAACAGCGGATCGCCAGTCTCGAGCAGCCCGAAACCCAAGAGTTTCTCGCTTGGTTCAAGGAACAAAAGCCGGAAATGATGGACCCCGCCGCCTCTCCCGAGATGCCGGCCACCAACATGCTGCCCGATGTCCCGGACATGACCCTGCCCGACACGACCACACCGCCCGCCGCTCCGGAAACGCCTGCTGCCCCGGAAGCCCCGGCTGAAGCGGAAACGCCGGCTGAAGCGGAAACGCCGGCTGAAGCGGAAACGCCGGCTGAACCGGAAACACCTGCGGAGCCGGAAACGGAAACGCCCGCTGAACCGGAAACGCCTGCCGAACCGGCTGAAAGCGAAATGAAACTGGAACCCGCAACCGAGGAAACTCCAGCGGTCGAAGAAACTCCAGCAACCGAGGAAACTCCAGCAACCGAGGAAGCTCCGGCAACCGAGGAAGCGCCGGAGACTGAAGAAGCTCCGGCAACCGAGGAAGCGCCGGAGACTGAAGAAGCTCCGGCAACCGAGGAAGCTCCGGCAACGGAAGAAACTCCGGAAACGGAGGAAACGCCAGCGAGCGAAGAAGAAACTCCGGCCGTTGAGGAAACGACTGAAACCGAGGACGGGCCGACCGAATTGGCTCCGGCCACCGGTGAGTAA
- the thrC gene encoding threonine synthase has protein sequence MNHDAGRVPGDQQMLQSAGATAANQSQTDIAFQRCINPSCAATYEARSVRTACDRCGELLDIAYEWDRASVPAKLSDFEAMWSRRYEPMRFSGVWRFHELLPFCRPDEIVTVGEGQTLLQQADAVAKFVGMNPGQLHLQYEGMNPSGSFKDNGMCAAFTHACMMGAQRAACASTGNTSASLALYCSATQKMKAVIFIGSGKISYGKLSQALDYGALTVQIAGDFDDAMIRVKQISEQLGIYLVNSVNPFRLEGQKTIMFRILEALRWQVPDWIVVPGGNLGNSSAFGKAFAELKQLGLIDRLPRLAVINAAGADTLYELYERRGVRWNDGKVDMDPIRAYNDHMDREGLKADTIASAIEINRPVNLKKCLRALDTMDGVVRQVCDQDILDAKAQVGAGGFGCEPASAASVAGAKLLRREGVIAPSDRVVCVLTGHELKDPTATVAYHTTDQEMFNKVLASRGVQKASHANRAIAVPNELDDIIKAIQLYS, from the coding sequence ATGAATCACGACGCAGGTCGCGTACCGGGAGACCAACAGATGCTTCAGTCGGCAGGTGCCACCGCGGCAAATCAATCGCAGACAGATATCGCTTTTCAGCGCTGTATCAACCCGTCCTGCGCGGCCACCTACGAAGCACGCAGTGTGCGCACGGCCTGTGACCGCTGTGGCGAATTACTGGATATCGCCTACGAATGGGACCGCGCCAGCGTGCCGGCCAAGCTGAGCGATTTCGAGGCCATGTGGAGCCGACGCTACGAACCGATGCGGTTCAGCGGTGTGTGGCGGTTTCACGAATTGCTGCCGTTTTGCCGCCCCGACGAAATCGTCACCGTGGGCGAAGGCCAAACGCTGCTGCAACAAGCCGACGCGGTGGCCAAGTTCGTGGGCATGAACCCCGGCCAATTACACCTGCAGTACGAGGGCATGAACCCCTCGGGCAGTTTTAAAGATAACGGCATGTGCGCGGCGTTCACTCACGCCTGCATGATGGGCGCCCAACGCGCGGCCTGCGCCAGCACTGGCAACACCAGCGCCAGCCTGGCCCTGTACTGCAGCGCCACGCAAAAGATGAAGGCCGTGATCTTTATCGGCAGCGGGAAAATCTCTTACGGCAAACTCAGCCAAGCCCTCGACTATGGGGCCCTGACCGTGCAGATCGCCGGCGATTTCGATGACGCCATGATCCGCGTCAAACAGATCTCCGAACAACTGGGCATCTACCTGGTCAACAGCGTCAATCCGTTCCGGCTGGAAGGCCAGAAAACGATCATGTTCCGGATCCTCGAAGCCCTCCGCTGGCAGGTGCCCGATTGGATCGTGGTGCCCGGCGGCAACCTTGGCAACAGCAGCGCATTCGGCAAAGCTTTCGCCGAACTGAAACAACTGGGCCTGATCGATCGCCTGCCTCGCCTGGCCGTGATCAACGCGGCCGGCGCCGACACGCTGTACGAGTTGTATGAACGCCGTGGCGTGCGTTGGAATGACGGCAAAGTCGATATGGACCCGATCCGCGCCTACAACGACCACATGGATCGCGAGGGCTTAAAAGCCGATACGATCGCCAGCGCGATCGAAATCAATCGTCCGGTTAATCTGAAAAAATGCCTGCGGGCCCTCGATACGATGGACGGGGTCGTGCGTCAGGTTTGCGATCAGGACATCCTGGACGCCAAAGCTCAAGTCGGCGCGGGCGGCTTCGGCTGCGAACCAGCTTCGGCGGCCAGCGTCGCCGGCGCCAAACTGTTGCGACGCGAAGGCGTGATCGCGCCCAGCGATCGCGTGGTCTGTGTGCTGACCGGACACGAGCTAAAAGACCCCACGGCCACGGTCGCCTACCACACGACCGATCAAGAAATGTTCAACAAAGTGTTGGCCAGCCGCGGCGTGCAGAAAGCCAGCCACGCCAACCGGGCCATCGCCGTGCCCAACGAACTGGACGACATCATCAAAGCCATCCAGCTGTATTCGTAG
- a CDS encoding TraR/DksA family transcriptional regulator encodes MGARKPRDYQPFENILRALRQRLRGDVQAMSDAALHGDTDGDLSHVPIHMADKGTDAFDQEFTLSLVENEEETLQQIDAALERLSSGQYGNCLSCGKPIPMQRLNAIPYTAHCVHCATKLQS; translated from the coding sequence ATGGGCGCTAGAAAACCACGCGATTATCAACCCTTCGAAAACATCCTGCGAGCCTTGCGGCAGCGGTTGCGGGGCGACGTGCAAGCAATGTCCGACGCCGCCCTGCACGGCGACACCGACGGAGACTTGTCGCACGTTCCGATCCACATGGCCGACAAGGGTACCGACGCGTTTGACCAGGAATTCACGCTGTCCCTGGTGGAAAACGAAGAGGAAACCCTGCAGCAGATCGATGCGGCCCTTGAGCGGTTAAGCAGCGGGCAATACGGTAATTGCCTGAGTTGTGGGAAGCCGATTCCCATGCAACGTCTGAACGCGATCCCCTACACCGCTCACTGCGTGCACTGTGCCACCAAGCTCCAAAGCTGA